A region from the Nitrospira sp. genome encodes:
- a CDS encoding shikimate kinase → MNIVLIGYRGTGKSTVGKVLAARLVLPLVSTDAEIVRRAGRSVPEIVAQHGWEHFRDLESTVCRDFSAQDGLIIDTGGGAILRQENVACLKKNGTLFWLTASIATIASRIGRDTQRPSLTGTKSFVEEIEEVLAVRTPKYREAADHIVPTDGCTINQIVETILSSIQR, encoded by the coding sequence ATGAACATCGTACTGATCGGATATCGCGGGACGGGGAAAAGTACGGTTGGGAAAGTACTGGCTGCGAGGCTCGTGTTGCCGCTGGTCTCGACGGATGCGGAAATTGTTCGTCGGGCGGGGCGATCAGTTCCGGAGATAGTTGCGCAGCATGGCTGGGAGCATTTTCGTGATCTTGAGTCGACGGTTTGCCGGGACTTTTCCGCACAAGATGGACTGATTATCGACACAGGCGGAGGGGCGATTCTTCGTCAGGAGAACGTGGCTTGTTTGAAGAAGAACGGCACGCTGTTTTGGCTGACCGCTTCGATCGCAACGATCGCGTCGCGCATCGGGCGTGATACTCAGCGCCCATCACTGACGGGCACCAAATCATTCGTCGAGGAGATTGAGGAAGTCCTGGCGGTGCGAACGCCCAAATATCGCGAGGCCGCCGACCATATTGTGCCTACCGATGGATGCACCATCAATCAAATCGTCGAGACGATTCTTTCTTCCATCCAGCGGTAG
- a CDS encoding shikimate dehydrogenase, whose product MMEIDAHTGFCGVIGNPVEHSLSPAIHNAAFQQLRLNLVYLAFRVEAIGEAIRGLRALGGFRGASVTIPHKVSSIPFLDEVDPTAGHIGAINTIVVKQGALIGYNTDAIGALRALRGGAGPLAGKRVVMVGSGGAARAIAFALAGESGLAGLTLLGVDANERSRLAADIRSKTSLSVEEAHLDEAGLAKTLPASHILVHCTPIGMSPKTEGTCVPAPLLHAGLAVMDIVYNPRETQLLKDARQAGCVTIPGLEMFLHQAAAQFELWTDRPAPADTMRAVLESRFR is encoded by the coding sequence ATGATGGAGATTGATGCACACACAGGGTTCTGCGGGGTTATCGGGAATCCCGTCGAACATTCGCTTTCTCCCGCCATCCACAACGCGGCGTTTCAACAGCTCCGGCTGAATCTGGTGTACCTCGCGTTTCGAGTCGAGGCGATCGGTGAAGCGATCAGGGGGCTCCGTGCGTTGGGTGGATTTCGGGGCGCCAGCGTCACGATCCCTCATAAAGTTTCGTCGATTCCGTTTCTCGACGAGGTTGACCCCACCGCCGGGCACATCGGCGCCATCAATACGATCGTGGTAAAGCAGGGCGCGCTGATTGGGTACAACACCGATGCCATCGGTGCATTGCGTGCGCTTCGTGGAGGGGCGGGGCCTCTCGCCGGAAAACGCGTCGTGATGGTGGGATCGGGAGGAGCAGCCAGGGCGATTGCCTTTGCGCTTGCCGGTGAGTCGGGACTTGCGGGACTAACGTTGCTCGGCGTGGACGCGAATGAGCGGTCGCGATTGGCGGCGGATATTCGATCGAAGACGTCGCTTTCAGTGGAGGAGGCTCATCTCGACGAAGCCGGGCTGGCGAAGACTCTTCCCGCTTCGCACATCCTGGTCCATTGTACTCCGATCGGCATGTCCCCAAAAACTGAAGGGACTTGCGTGCCGGCACCGCTCTTACACGCCGGCTTGGCCGTCATGGATATTGTCTACAATCCGCGCGAGACGCAATTGCTCAAGGATGCCCGGCAGGCAGGATGCGTCACGATTCCCGGGTTGGAAATGTTTCTGCATCAAGCTGCCGCGCAATTTGAGCTGTGGACGGATCGGCCCGCTCCGGCGGATACCATGCGAGCCGTGCTGGAGTCTCGCTTTCGATGA
- a CDS encoding 3-oxoacyl-ACP reductase family protein translates to MKRLEGKVALITGGNAGIGESVAKRFAEEGAAVVITGRRQAELDRVVREISAHGGKVLAVVGSVTDDGHVRAVVQQALASFRKIDVLVNNAGVGDFGKRLHEMDDAAWANVLDVNLTGVFRMTRAVIPEMLKQAGGAIVNISSVASLVGIPLLSAYAASKGALDALTRSIAIDYATDGIRCNVVNPGLIDTPMAAPLMANPDQLGSILSHYPIRRPGKPEEVANMVLYLASDESAWVTGGTFRIDGGMTVW, encoded by the coding sequence ATGAAACGGTTGGAGGGAAAAGTTGCGTTAATCACGGGCGGGAATGCCGGCATTGGGGAGTCCGTCGCCAAGCGGTTCGCCGAGGAGGGCGCGGCTGTTGTGATTACGGGCCGACGCCAGGCCGAACTCGATCGGGTAGTCCGTGAGATCTCAGCGCACGGTGGCAAGGTGCTCGCTGTCGTCGGGTCGGTCACGGATGACGGTCATGTGCGGGCGGTGGTTCAGCAGGCATTAGCGTCGTTTCGAAAAATTGATGTGTTGGTGAACAACGCCGGTGTCGGAGATTTTGGGAAACGCCTTCATGAGATGGATGATGCGGCCTGGGCGAATGTGTTGGATGTGAATTTGACCGGCGTGTTCCGGATGACACGGGCGGTGATTCCGGAAATGCTTAAGCAGGCCGGCGGAGCCATCGTCAATATTTCATCGGTTGCCAGCCTGGTCGGCATCCCACTCTTGTCCGCCTATGCGGCTTCCAAAGGAGCGCTCGACGCGCTGACTCGATCGATCGCGATTGATTACGCAACGGATGGGATTCGGTGCAATGTGGTGAACCCGGGCTTGATTGATACGCCAATGGCCGCTCCGTTGATGGCCAATCCCGATCAGCTTGGATCGATCTTGTCGCACTATCCGATCCGCCGCCCCGGCAAACCAGAAGAAGTGGCGAACATGGTCCTGTATCTTGCGTCGGACGAATCGGCCTGGGTCACCGGCGGGACGTTTCGCATTGATGGCGGAATGACCGTGTGGTGA
- a CDS encoding tRNA (adenine-N1)-methyltransferase — protein MSQLLSGERIHLVDKKGRQYALTLKAGETYQFSGQKIPHDEMIGRPDGTVVTLSGGKKMLALRPTFGDYVLKMPRGAQVLYPKDLALIPMWADVYPGARVFEAGTGSGALTMALLRLVGPQGLVVTYDLREDFAKTALTNISRYLGPTPNLVSLRKSAYEGIDLLDDGVPFDRVVLDLPEPWQVVPHAAKALRSGGIYLSFVPTVPQVVQTVEALERAKVFGMVETFESLIRTWSVLGRSVRPDHRMVAHSGFITVARKVEPGLLGIGREPELAEAFLSESLGASEAEGAAS, from the coding sequence ATGTCACAACTTCTATCAGGCGAACGCATCCATCTCGTCGACAAGAAAGGGCGGCAGTACGCGCTGACGCTCAAGGCCGGGGAGACGTATCAATTCAGCGGGCAAAAGATTCCTCACGACGAGATGATCGGCCGTCCTGATGGGACGGTGGTGACTTTGTCGGGGGGCAAGAAGATGCTGGCGTTACGTCCGACCTTCGGTGACTATGTCTTGAAAATGCCGCGTGGCGCCCAGGTGCTGTATCCCAAGGATCTGGCACTCATTCCAATGTGGGCGGATGTGTATCCTGGCGCGCGTGTCTTCGAAGCCGGGACCGGGTCCGGTGCGTTGACCATGGCGCTGTTGCGTCTCGTAGGGCCGCAAGGCCTTGTTGTCACGTATGACTTGAGAGAAGACTTTGCGAAAACAGCGTTGACTAATATCAGTCGTTATCTAGGGCCGACGCCGAATCTTGTGTCCTTGAGAAAGAGCGCCTACGAGGGGATTGATTTACTGGACGATGGGGTCCCGTTTGATCGCGTTGTACTCGACTTGCCGGAGCCCTGGCAGGTGGTGCCGCACGCGGCCAAAGCCTTGCGGTCAGGCGGCATCTATTTGAGTTTTGTGCCGACGGTTCCGCAAGTCGTTCAAACCGTTGAAGCGCTTGAGCGGGCAAAGGTGTTTGGCATGGTGGAGACATTCGAATCCCTCATCCGTACCTGGTCGGTGTTGGGGCGAAGCGTTCGTCCCGATCATCGGATGGTGGCCCATTCGGGTTTTATCACGGTGGCGAGGAAGGTCGAGCCGGGTCTGCTGGGGATCGGTCGCGAGCCGGAACTTGCGGAGGCGTTTCTCTCAGAATCCCTCGGGGCCAGCGAGGCAGAAGGGGCAGCGTCATGA
- a CDS encoding sigma-70 family RNA polymerase sigma factor, protein MEHEDLRTTENIDDQTATADVDTDDSGASDAMEAIGREAEVEAEPTEKDEKDLDAATLKTSPGASPFLLESLYFRSFGERALLTREEEITLAKRLDEGSRRIRVALRETLKVMARAKRTPILLESTKSLQLARGLSGFSATALDKVEQAILNILKPAIREMKPAATVAKQLKALLDEIRAARLVLERGKDEMVRCNLRLVVDVAKHYTHRGLTLLDLVQEGNIGLMKAAERYQHRKGFKFSTYATWWIRQGITRALADQSRTIRIPVHQTEASSRILRVTRRLGQQFGRPAKLEEIANVLRMRPERLHETVQAFQEPVALERPVGDGDTEFGEMIPDHQVPPPDAHVHRTEMTQQLDRILGTLTPREQTVIRLRFGIGHDEPCTLEQVGQNLSVTRERIRQIEAKALKKLKTPEIKELFAAIK, encoded by the coding sequence ATGGAACATGAAGACCTGCGGACAACAGAAAACATAGACGACCAGACCGCGACAGCCGATGTCGACACCGACGATTCCGGCGCCAGCGATGCCATGGAAGCGATCGGACGGGAGGCGGAAGTGGAGGCAGAGCCGACGGAGAAGGACGAGAAAGACTTGGACGCCGCCACGCTCAAAACAAGTCCCGGCGCGAGCCCCTTCCTCCTGGAGTCGCTCTACTTTCGCTCATTCGGGGAGCGGGCGCTCCTGACACGAGAGGAAGAAATTACCTTAGCCAAGCGGCTGGACGAAGGTTCGCGCCGTATCCGGGTAGCTTTGCGAGAGACGCTGAAAGTCATGGCGCGCGCGAAGCGCACCCCCATTCTGCTGGAATCGACAAAGTCCCTTCAACTCGCACGCGGGCTCAGCGGGTTTTCCGCCACTGCGCTCGATAAAGTCGAGCAGGCCATTCTGAATATTCTGAAACCTGCGATCCGGGAGATGAAACCGGCGGCCACGGTCGCGAAACAACTCAAGGCCTTGCTCGATGAAATTCGGGCCGCCCGGCTCGTTTTGGAGCGAGGAAAAGACGAGATGGTCCGTTGCAATCTCCGCCTGGTGGTAGATGTCGCGAAACATTACACCCATCGCGGGCTAACCCTGCTCGATCTGGTGCAGGAAGGGAACATCGGCTTGATGAAGGCGGCCGAACGGTATCAACACCGGAAAGGCTTTAAGTTCAGTACCTATGCAACCTGGTGGATCCGTCAAGGCATCACGCGAGCCCTGGCTGATCAATCACGGACAATCCGTATCCCGGTCCACCAGACCGAGGCTTCCAGTAGGATTCTCCGGGTGACGCGCCGACTCGGGCAACAGTTCGGTCGTCCGGCTAAGCTAGAAGAAATTGCCAACGTGCTGCGGATGAGACCGGAGCGGTTGCATGAAACCGTGCAGGCGTTTCAGGAACCAGTCGCACTCGAACGCCCAGTCGGGGACGGTGATACGGAGTTCGGGGAGATGATTCCTGATCACCAAGTACCACCGCCTGATGCCCATGTGCATCGTACCGAGATGACGCAGCAACTGGATCGAATCCTGGGCACTTTGACGCCGAGAGAACAGACCGTGATCCGGCTCAGGTTCGGAATCGGGCACGATGAGCCCTGCACCCTTGAGCAAGTCGGCCAGAACCTGTCGGTGACGCGTGAACGGATCCGGCAAATCGAGGCCAAAGCCCTGAAGAAGCTCAAGACTCCGGAAATCAAAGAGCTGTTTGCGGCAATCAAGTAG
- a CDS encoding trypsin-like peptidase domain-containing protein, with product MKQPQPTIRFLLPQAVMTFAIAAIWTFAWNHPASADEKPLSVPSVVAKVRPSVVTILTRGMPSAPSLHGTQSGSGSGIVLDTTGYILTNNHLVEGITSLVVGLPTGRLTPGRVVARDFLLDLALVKINATDLVPATLNASASLEIGETVVAIGNPLALKGGSTVTVGVVSALDRSVLTPNGETLYDLIQTDAAINPGNSGGPLVDLSGQVVGINVAIAPSAQAISYAIAIEAVYPHIHSMMLRGTISRPDFGFTPVTVTPSVAASFGLEAERGILALNVDPAKVAGAAGLQTGDVITALDQRQLYNMGDFWHSAMQEGESASLHMTIQGRTGQTTLTMPRPPVQKFVP from the coding sequence ATGAAGCAGCCTCAACCAACTATCAGGTTTCTGTTGCCACAGGCTGTGATGACCTTCGCGATCGCGGCCATTTGGACCTTCGCCTGGAATCATCCTGCGAGCGCTGACGAAAAGCCCTTATCGGTGCCGTCCGTCGTAGCTAAGGTACGCCCCTCCGTCGTGACGATTTTGACACGCGGGATGCCCTCAGCTCCATCCCTCCATGGAACACAGTCAGGTTCCGGCTCAGGCATTGTGCTCGATACAACCGGCTACATCCTGACGAACAATCATCTGGTGGAAGGGATCACCAGTCTCGTCGTGGGATTACCGACCGGACGGTTGACACCGGGGCGCGTGGTCGCGCGAGACTTCTTGTTGGATCTCGCATTAGTCAAAATCAATGCGACAGATCTGGTCCCGGCTACACTGAACGCTTCGGCATCTTTGGAAATCGGAGAAACCGTGGTCGCGATCGGGAACCCCTTGGCCCTCAAGGGAGGATCGACCGTCACCGTAGGAGTCGTCAGCGCCTTGGACCGTTCGGTGCTCACCCCGAACGGTGAGACGTTGTACGATCTGATCCAGACTGACGCGGCGATCAATCCCGGCAATAGCGGGGGCCCGCTCGTGGATTTATCCGGCCAGGTAGTGGGCATCAATGTCGCGATCGCGCCATCGGCCCAGGCGATCAGTTACGCCATTGCCATTGAAGCCGTCTATCCTCACATCCATTCGATGATGCTTCGTGGAACCATCTCTCGTCCGGACTTCGGGTTTACGCCGGTGACGGTCACTCCGAGTGTCGCCGCCAGCTTCGGGTTGGAGGCGGAGCGCGGGATTCTCGCTCTGAATGTGGATCCGGCCAAGGTTGCCGGCGCGGCAGGCTTGCAAACCGGAGATGTCATCACAGCGTTGGATCAACGCCAACTCTACAACATGGGGGACTTCTGGCACAGCGCGATGCAGGAAGGCGAATCGGCATCCCTCCACATGACAATCCAAGGGCGTACCGGCCAGACCACGTTGACCATGCCACGGCCGCCGGTACAGAAATTCGTGCCATGA